One Leclercia pneumoniae genomic region harbors:
- the rplY gene encoding 50S ribosomal protein L25: MFTINAEARKEQGKGASRRLRAANKFPAIIYGGEAAPVAIELDHDKVWNMQNKAEFYSEVLTIVVDGKEEKVKAQAVQRHPFKPKLSHIDFVRA, from the coding sequence CACGTAAAGAGCAGGGTAAGGGTGCGAGCCGCCGCCTGCGCGCAGCTAACAAATTCCCGGCCATCATCTATGGCGGCGAAGCTGCTCCTGTCGCAATCGAACTGGACCACGACAAAGTGTGGAACATGCAGAACAAAGCTGAGTTCTACAGTGAAGTTCTGACTATCGTTGTTGACGGTAAAGAAGAGAAAGTTAAAGCTCAGGCGGTGCAGCGTCACCCGTTCAAGCCAAAACTGTCTCACATCGACTTCGTTCGCGCGTAA
- the yejK gene encoding nucleoid-associated protein YejK: MSLDINQIALHQLIKRDEQTLELVLRDTLLEPTPTVVDMMAELHRVYSAKNKAYGMFNEESELAQSLRLQRQGEEEFLAFSRAATGRLRDELAKYPFADGGIVLFCQYRYLAVEYLLVTVLNNLSSMRVNEQLDISSTHYLDINHADIVARIDLTEWETNPESTRYLTFLKGRVGRKVADFFMDFLGASEGLNAKAQNKGLLQAVDDFTAEAQLDKSERQTVRQQVYTYCNEQLQAGEEIELESLSKELAGVSEVSFQEFTADKGYELEESFPADRSTLRQLTKFAGSGGGLTINFDALLLGERIFWDPATDTLTIKGTPPNLRDQLQRRTSGGK, encoded by the coding sequence ATGAGTCTGGATATCAACCAGATTGCGCTGCACCAGCTTATCAAGCGTGATGAGCAAACCCTTGAGCTGGTGCTGCGCGATACGTTACTTGAACCGACGCCAACCGTCGTGGACATGATGGCGGAGCTACACCGCGTCTATAGCGCCAAAAATAAAGCTTACGGCATGTTCAACGAAGAGAGTGAACTGGCGCAAAGCCTGCGCTTACAGCGTCAGGGCGAAGAGGAGTTCCTCGCCTTCAGCAGGGCGGCGACCGGACGCCTGCGCGATGAGCTGGCAAAATATCCTTTTGCTGACGGCGGTATCGTGCTGTTCTGTCAGTACCGCTACCTGGCGGTAGAGTATCTGCTGGTGACGGTGCTGAACAACTTAAGCAGCATGCGCGTAAATGAGCAGCTGGACATCAGCTCGACCCACTATCTGGACATCAATCATGCCGATATTGTGGCGCGTATTGACCTTACCGAGTGGGAAACCAATCCGGAATCCACACGCTACCTCACCTTCCTTAAAGGGCGGGTAGGGCGCAAAGTGGCCGACTTCTTTATGGATTTCCTCGGCGCCAGCGAAGGGCTTAACGCCAAAGCGCAAAACAAAGGCTTGCTGCAGGCGGTGGACGACTTTACCGCAGAGGCGCAGCTCGATAAATCCGAGCGTCAGACCGTGCGTCAGCAGGTGTACACCTACTGCAACGAACAGCTGCAGGCGGGGGAAGAGATCGAGCTTGAGTCGTTATCGAAAGAGCTGGCGGGCGTCAGTGAAGTGAGTTTCCAGGAATTTACGGCTGATAAAGGTTACGAGCTGGAAGAGAGCTTCCCGGCGGATCGCAGCACCCTGCGTCAGTTGACCAAATTCGCCGGGAGCGGCGGCGGGCTGACGATCAACTTCGATGCTTTGCTGCTGGGTGAGCGCATTTTCTGGGACCCGGCCACGGATACCCTGACGATCAAAGGTACTCCGCCAAACCTGCGCGACCAGCTTCAGCGTCGCACCTCAGGCGGCAAATAA
- a CDS encoding DUF2534 family protein has translation MVRAKLNTPSGRKFLLALLVVFSIAVACVGRATIVGVIEQYNIPLSSWTTSMFVLQSAMILVYSTVFTVLLAIPLGIFFLGGSNKQ, from the coding sequence ATGGTACGCGCAAAGCTTAACACCCCGTCGGGCAGAAAGTTTCTTCTGGCATTGTTGGTGGTATTTTCAATTGCGGTGGCCTGCGTCGGCCGCGCAACCATCGTAGGTGTCATTGAACAGTACAACATCCCACTCTCTTCGTGGACGACCAGCATGTTTGTTTTGCAGTCGGCCATGATCCTCGTCTATAGCACCGTCTTTACCGTGCTGCTGGCCATCCCGCTGGGGATTTTTTTCCTCGGTGGCAGTAATAAACAATAA
- the yejM gene encoding LPS biosynthesis-modulating metalloenzyme YejM, protein MVTNRQRYREKVSQMVSWGHWFALFNILLAMVLGSRYLFVADWPTTLAGRIYSWISVIGHFSFLVFATYLLILFPLTFVVMSQRLMRFISAILATVGMTLLLIDSEVFTRFHLHLNPIVWELVINPDQNETARDWQLMFISAPIILMIEMLFATWSWQKLRSLTRRRHYAKPIAALFFVAFISSHIMYIWADANFYRPVTMQRANLPLSYPMTARRFLEKHGLLDAQEYQRRLVEQGNPEAVSVQYPLSPLRFRDMGQGQNVLLITVDGLNYSRFEKQMPTLAEFADKNINFTQHMSAGNSTDAGIFGLFYGISPAYMDGVLSARIPAALITALNQQGYQLGLFSSDGFSSPLYRQALLSDFSLPTAKTQTDAQTAGQWINWLQRYAQEDNRWFSWVALNGTAIDDSQQKGFNQRYARAAGEVDAQIARVLNALRESGKLENTVVVITAGHGVALGSDRDSMEWSRPRLQVPLVIHWPGTPSQRINRLTDHKDVMTTLMQRLLHVNTPANEYSQGQDLFSATRRHDWVTAADGNTLTVMTPNLSLVLNSNGTYKTYTLKGERINDQKPQLSLLLQVLTDEKRFIAN, encoded by the coding sequence ATGGTGACGAATCGTCAGCGCTACCGCGAAAAAGTGTCCCAGATGGTAAGCTGGGGGCACTGGTTTGCCCTGTTCAACATTCTGTTGGCGATGGTGCTTGGCAGCCGCTATCTGTTTGTAGCCGACTGGCCAACCACGCTGGCCGGGCGGATTTACTCCTGGATCAGCGTCATTGGCCATTTTAGCTTTCTGGTTTTCGCCACCTATCTGCTGATTCTGTTTCCACTGACCTTCGTTGTCATGTCGCAGCGGCTTATGCGGTTCATCTCCGCGATTCTGGCCACTGTAGGCATGACGCTGCTGTTAATCGACAGCGAAGTCTTTACCCGTTTCCACCTGCATCTCAATCCCATCGTCTGGGAACTGGTGATTAACCCCGACCAGAACGAAACCGCGCGTGACTGGCAGCTAATGTTTATCAGCGCGCCCATCATCCTGATGATTGAGATGCTTTTTGCCACCTGGAGCTGGCAAAAACTGCGTAGCCTGACGCGTCGCCGTCATTACGCCAAACCCATTGCGGCGCTCTTCTTCGTCGCTTTTATCAGCTCACACATTATGTATATCTGGGCTGATGCCAACTTCTATCGTCCGGTCACGATGCAGCGCGCCAACCTGCCGCTCTCTTATCCGATGACCGCGCGACGCTTTCTGGAAAAACACGGTCTGCTGGATGCGCAGGAGTATCAGCGCCGTCTTGTCGAGCAGGGCAATCCGGAAGCGGTATCCGTGCAGTATCCGCTCAGCCCGCTGCGTTTCCGCGATATGGGCCAGGGCCAGAACGTGCTGTTGATTACCGTCGACGGCCTGAACTACTCGCGCTTCGAAAAACAGATGCCGACGCTGGCCGAATTTGCGGATAAGAACATTAATTTTACTCAGCATATGAGTGCCGGTAATTCGACGGATGCGGGGATCTTTGGCCTGTTCTACGGGATTTCGCCTGCCTATATGGACGGCGTCCTGTCGGCGCGCATCCCTGCGGCCTTGATCACCGCGCTGAATCAGCAGGGCTATCAGCTGGGGCTCTTCTCTTCAGACGGCTTTAGCAGCCCGCTCTATCGTCAGGCGCTGTTGTCCGATTTCTCTCTGCCAACCGCCAAAACGCAAACTGATGCGCAAACCGCCGGGCAGTGGATTAACTGGCTGCAGCGTTATGCGCAGGAAGATAACCGCTGGTTCTCGTGGGTCGCCCTGAACGGCACCGCAATCGACGACAGTCAGCAGAAGGGCTTTAACCAGCGTTATGCGCGCGCGGCCGGTGAGGTCGATGCTCAAATTGCCCGCGTGCTGAACGCCTTACGCGAGTCTGGCAAGCTGGAAAATACCGTGGTGGTGATCACGGCGGGCCATGGCGTGGCACTGGGTAGCGATCGCGACAGCATGGAGTGGTCTCGCCCTCGCCTGCAGGTACCGCTGGTTATTCACTGGCCGGGCACACCTTCCCAGCGCATCAACAGGCTTACCGATCATAAAGATGTGATGACCACGCTGATGCAGCGCTTACTGCATGTGAATACGCCAGCTAACGAGTACTCACAGGGGCAGGATCTGTTCAGCGCGACGCGTCGTCATGACTGGGTGACCGCCGCAGATGGCAATACGCTGACCGTGATGACGCCAAATCTGTCGCTGGTGCTGAATAGCAACGGCACCTATAAGACCTACACCCTGAAGGGCGAAAGAATCAACGATCAGAAACCGCAGCTCAGCCTGTTGCTGCAGGTATTGACCGATGAGAAACGCTTCATCGCTAACTGA
- the eco gene encoding serine protease inhibitor ecotin, whose amino-acid sequence MKKVPKIAIALLAASCTSAFASNDILTPFPQAEKGMKRQVIQLPEQKDEAQYKVELLIGKTLEVDCNQHRLGGELSQKTLEGWGYDYYRFDNVTSPVSTMMACPDGKKTEKFVTAYLGDHSLLRYNSKLPIVVYTPENIDVKYRLWKADEKIDDAQVR is encoded by the coding sequence GTGAAAAAAGTACCGAAGATTGCTATCGCCCTACTGGCGGCCAGCTGTACCAGCGCTTTTGCCAGCAATGATATTCTGACCCCTTTCCCGCAGGCCGAAAAAGGGATGAAACGTCAGGTGATACAGCTGCCGGAGCAGAAGGATGAGGCGCAGTACAAAGTCGAACTACTGATCGGTAAGACGCTGGAAGTGGACTGCAATCAGCACCGACTGGGCGGCGAGCTGTCCCAAAAAACGCTGGAAGGCTGGGGTTACGACTACTACCGCTTCGATAACGTTACTTCACCGGTCTCAACGATGATGGCCTGTCCGGACGGCAAGAAAACCGAGAAATTTGTTACGGCATACCTCGGCGACCACAGCCTGCTGCGCTATAACAGTAAGCTGCCGATTGTGGTCTATACCCCGGAAAATATCGACGTAAAGTATCGCCTCTGGAAGGCAGACGAGAAAATCG
- a CDS encoding YejL family protein, protein MPQHSRYSDEHVEQLLSELVNVLEKHKTPTDLSLMVLGNMVTNLINTSVAPAQRQAIAKSFAQALQSSVNDDPAH, encoded by the coding sequence ATGCCACAACATTCCCGCTACAGTGACGAACACGTAGAACAGCTTCTGAGTGAGCTGGTTAACGTACTGGAAAAACACAAAACGCCAACCGACCTTTCCCTGATGGTACTGGGGAATATGGTGACCAACCTGATTAATACCAGCGTTGCTCCGGCTCAACGTCAGGCCATTGCGAAATCCTTCGCACAGGCGTTGCAGTCCTCGGTTAACGACGACCCGGCACACTAA